The genomic DNA atgtggacacatgtgaagacatgtgttaggactgacccaacacgagaagtagttctctctttaaacaacatatacgctttgtccttagacctgagattgtcgcatgtattctagatgtggatcgacctacttaggggctatcaaacgctacgccgtaacagggtagttataaaggtagttttcgggtttgtcaagaagcatgctatgagacatggtcaatcaagatgggatttgcccctctctgattgagagtgatatctctgggcccctcgagtgatcggatccgaaaatgcatggccatgctacgtacgctacgtacggttaagagttaacctacaaagggattccgaatcacaggatcgagaaagagcggtcggcttgaagctagaccaaatatcgtgaggcaaagggaatagcatgtatattatgttgtgatggttcgtctgatatgatcttcgtatgtgtataggagttggcacgtcttgctagagaccgctaccgactattgggccgagtaggagtactcgggccatgtctatacgtaaccgaacccatagggtcacacacttaaggggctggaagcccaattcggatctgatccgagttggattaggtttaggagtactaatgggcctcggatccagaggcccatcaggaacctctataaatagaggggtgggggcgccctagggttgacaccttttggcgaaacacacctgccgcgcctcccacgccctcgcctgttgcaactcgcggatctagcaatccggcttgcgacgctttctccctgcacatgtggataccttggaggtgttgcgcctgcagcacttggacgagccgccgacgagccacgacgagccgacgacgagccgcggtaccggaggcgattttgctgcacgtggacaagctgctgaggagctgctggacgtgatcgactacgtacgactacgttgatcgactacgtacgactacgtgatcgtcttcactgcaccgacgcaaatctacatcttccgcaccagtagtgcgtcgagtggtaatcccgtgatccttatacggcagttcttcctggttatacgcggtagaaattttgatttgcgctagtgtagcctacctcgtatcccaacatagGTATGCAAAAGGGACAAACATTGAGAAATGGTGAAAGTAGCATGTTTGTCTGGCTGGTACGCTTTTGTAGGTTAATTCTTATAGTGGTTGTTTGATTCATTTGCTATGGTTTTGGCACCCCATGATTTTTAACTCTAGACCTCTCCTATGATAGATTCATTTCTTACTCGACCTTTTCAACTACAAGGAAAATAAGCTTTTGCAACCGTCATATCACAACACAAGAATAGTGGCAAATGATAGTAGGCAATATTTTCAAGTCTCGCAATACTTATTTTTCAGTTTCCGTTGCAGGAGATGACCATGTATTGCAATAGAAGAATATGCCAAATTATTCAATGGAGCATGCCCTATAGATAGCCAGATGGGCAGCCCGGCACTAGCCCGATTTGGCTCAGCCCGAATAGGCCCGGCACTATTAGGCCCGATGGTTTTTTCATGCTGGGCCGAGCTGGCACTGCGTGCCGAACTGCTGGCCCAGGCCCAGCACGATAGCCTTTTTATCGTGCTAGGCCGCGCTCCCGCGGCGGCCCCCGGTGGTGGCAAGCGCGCCTCCAGGCCGCGCCCCCGCGGCTCCTGGTCGCGCCCCTcgcaggagcggcggccggagtgCCTGGGCGCGGCGACCGGCCACTAGCTCGACTACCAGCAAGGGAGGGAGGGTCGGCGACGGAGGCGTGAGGGGAGGAAGGGGCAGCCGTGGAGGCGTCATGGGAAGGAGGGGCAGCGGTGGAGGCGTCacgggagagagggaggaaggggcaGAGGCTACGGGATGTtaagggaggggaggagggtaAAGAGTTAGGTTTTTTCTGTATATATATGGACTTGTGGGTTGCTACTAGGCCGTTGGACCGCATCGGGCCAGCCCAAAAATCATGCTGGGCTCGGGCTGGCCAACATGCCGGGGAGGTGGCCCAAGCACGGCACGACGCATCGTGCTGAGCCGGCCCAAGCATTATCCACTGTGGGCTAGGCTGGGCTTTTTCAGGCCATGCTACGGGCCGCCCAGCGGACCTGGCCCATTTGGCCATCTATAGCATGCCCGCATAGTACTTGTCGCGGTGTGCCAGATATGTTTTTATAATCAAACATAAAGTAATCCAATAGATCTTTGGGCTTCAATCAAGAGGAACTGAGATTTTACAAATAAAAAACAGGGATTGGGATTAAATTGCTGCCATTTTATATGTACCATATATCACAAAATTTTAAAGTGGGGATTTAAATAAATTTATACGAATCATCGTGACATCAGTCAGAGGAGCACGCACGCGTGCGTAGAATTTTATATATCACATATTTGATATGCTCTCTCTTGCTTGGCTGGTCCAAGTCTAACAAAACCTGGTCCAGCAGACCCGAAGAATCTTATGAACCCTCGATCTTTTGTTGACGGCATTTGGATTGTCAACAATTATTAGAGATGAGAATTAATTTAAACTAGCTATTGTTGCCAGGCCTGTGAAGCCATAGACTCTTTAAGCTAGTCAAACACTCTTTGTATTAATAAATGCCAAATTGACGAAAATGACATGGGATTATCTTAAAATAGAGTCAATTTGTTTGATAAAAGGGAGACAGAGAAAGACTACCTCCGTTCATTTATATATGACGCCGGTTTGCTCAAAATTAAACTGATCACGTCGTATATAAATGACAGAGGGAGTAGCTTCATACCGCACGACTCAATACAATCTTACTGTTtttatcaagaaaaaaaagaagttccCCGAGGAATAATCCAAACTTTGTCAGTTGTGGATGATGGTAATTCTACGTCTAGATACGTGATAGTGACGTCTACCGTCCACGTAAATATATATGACAACTAAGCTCACGTGCGTATGATTTAGCACGAGGGTCAGAGAAATGCAACCTTGAAATATAGAACCAGGCGAATGCAAGAAGTCCAAGCAAAGACAGTAGCGCATTCGAAGCTGCAGGTCTGGCGTCGTCGATTTTGACGTGCACCATACACTACCGGTGACTAAGTAccggttgattttttttataaaattgaGGATCCCCGGAAGCCTTTTAGTAATGGGTCATAACACCATATGATATTAATAGTATGGTGTTATAACCTGGCATTAGTAGGTCTAGAACTTCTAGTACCGgatcataacaccacccggtactaaaggtcacttttagtactgggtggtgtTACGACCCGGTAGTTATGATCTTtccacgggttacttcaaaaggctttcctcaaccggtactaaagggtatatatgatccggtactaaaggatccaTTTTAGTATCGATATAGCAAtactggttgcacaaccggtactaaagtgagGTTAGGACCCGATACTGAAGGCGCATTCCCAGCGATGATATGTGACTATGTATAGTACGTATAAGAAGTGTGCCTTATTGCCAAGGAAATAGCTTTATATATACTCGCGCACGCTGCCGTGAGAGGGATCGATCGGTCGTGACGGAGTTGTGGAACCCGGAAACCAGGTAGCAGACGACGAGTCGCATGCACGGTGTGGGCCGGCTTAGCTTGGCAGACACGCATGCATGCGTTCTGGCTGGTGAACGCCAGACGCGTATAATACGGGTGCAGCTGGAAAACTGATAAGCATGCCAAGGCGAAGCTACCGGGGCTCCTGCATGGAAGTTACGCACATCAGCACATGAGAGAAAGGATTAGTTAAGGGTGCCTCGTGTTGTGTTGGGTGACTACCTCTGGCTTGCTTGCAAAGGTATCGTAGTATGCACACGTACTGCAAAATTATATGCATTTATGCTACTATATATACTGAATTGCAGTTAGGTGTACATATGCTACTCatttcgttccaaattgtaggtcgttctAACTTTcctagatatatattttttactaTTTATACACCTAAATATAGATTATATCTAAATAAATAACAAaatttatatatctagaaaagctaaaaataCAAGACGGATGTTCCCGTGCTTACATTATCGAAACCGAATAGGGCCGACTCTCGATACTACTATGCTCTGATACTAGTACgagagaaataaaaaattatgtgcAGCTCCACACAGCAAATCAACTATATGTAGCAGCAACTTGCCAAGGAGTAGTGGAGTATCAAATCAATCAGAGGAGAGACGTGTTGCGGCAAAAACAAGATATTCAAAACCTTGGAGTAAGCAGGCGTTGAATCGAAGGTAGAACGgtggaagaagcagcagcagcagccggccgcTTTCATTTTCGCAAGTGGCACGTACGACAGTTCTACCGTGCACACAACAGTAGCGGCTGCAGCATCTCATCATGTATACATGTTCAGCAATTCGTCTTCAGCTTCGTTTCAAAACTTCGTCTTCAGCTAATTTAAAGACCGGCTGGTGCGTGAGCGAGCTATCGCCATCCGATCGACAGCAACCCCTCAGCGCTGCTTGCACACGCACATTTCTTTCGATTCGGGGACAGATTTTATCCAAGTCGTTTGATACGTTCAATTCAAACCCTAGCTCTAGCTTTGACGTGAATTCAAGGGCAGGGGCAGGAAATAAAAAGGACAGCCTCGTCCTGGGCTCCTGCAGGCATTCAGAGCACATAGACAATGCAAATAAACAAGCTAAGCCCTGGGCCAGGCTAACTAAACCCCTCCTGACCCTCTCTCCTGTCTTGAGAGCCGGGGCATGAAAGGAGTAGTGCCAGTGAAGGAAAGCTACTTGCTTGGCCATCGGAGGCCCGGCAATTCCCTCGGGATCAATTTACTAACGGTTAACCATATGGAATTAACCGAAATGCCCGGCCTATATTCTATTGCGATCCacatgcgtgcgtgcgtgcaatGGAGCATATATGTATAGCCCGCATGCACACATATCCCTTGTTCCTCTGAATCTCTGATGTCTTCTCTACTCAATTCGGGCCGACCCAGGAGCAACCCGGAGTTGTTTAATTGCAAAACCGGCTGGGGATTAGCGAGGAGAACTAGCTAGCTAGGGACGACGAGACGAGctgagacagagagagagagagcagttTGTTGCTTGACGCTGTTGCCGCTGTCCCCCTCCCGTCCCCGCCGGCCCGCCCCTGCTGCACATGATCCCATCCACGATCATGCCGTGCGCCCAAAGCATGCGTCCCCCCCGTCTACTTGCTCTTGCACTACGCGGCTCGATCGTCCGGACATtcgctgacaggtggggcccgcaCGCGCAGCATGTCTGGTTTGGCACGTGCACCGGATAGATAgatactccttccatcccaaattattattactatctagatatagtatatatctatatgactatcaaaagttatgtatctagagaggcaaaacgaatagtaatttgggacggagggagtccGTTCCAAAtatgtaggttgttttgacttttctaggttcatatagatattattatgcatctagacatacactatatctagatgcataataatatctatgaatgtAAAAAAACTGAAGCAAcgtacaatttggaatggagaaagcactccctctgttccaaattataggtcgttttggtttttctagatacatagatactattatacatctagatatagggtatatctaagtgcataacaaagtctatgaatctaataaaatcaaaacgatcaataatttggaacgaacgAACGGAATATCAAATAGTGTCGTACATCTAAGACGGTTTTGAAACTCCGTCGGGGGTCCAAAGATGCACGGCCCCTTGGAAaataaaatgcatgcatgccccGCGACGCTTTCTTGCCGTTGTTGTGTGAAGTTAACCAACTCGGCCATGTGCTGAAACCACTTGGAAGAGATAGGGTTGTTCCTTTGAAGACTGCCGTCCTGCCTTCACGTGAGGATATAAATGTATAGAGCCCAAAACCAGCTGTCACTCCACGAATTATCATGAACTTGGTGCATGGAACTGCAGAGCTATCCTTTCATCATGAAACCAATTTGCGTATAAAgcattatttctttttttttctcagaaACACGACAAGATGATTGCCGCGTTATATTATTATAAtatagaaataaagaaaagagcAAACAAGATAAACCAAAAGAGAAACGGCGACCGGGAAGATGTGGAGAGGTCTAGAGAACATAACACCAACATGAAGGAAGGAAAAAGGCCACTAGCAGTACGATATCCACCAGAGGAAAAGAAGACCGGGCTCTCCGTAGCGCAATGAAAAAACGGAGCCAAGGCGAAAATACAACAGCATATGTAAACCGTGTCTCGACCGGCGATCAAACAAAATGAGCCTCAGTGTTAATTCTTTTTCTTAGGAAGGATCCGAATAAAGAACTATAAGGCCAAAAAATGCCAGATAAAATCGTGACTTTTTCTGATTTAAACGGAATCGGCTCGAATTCGAGAGTCACTCTTCCTCACCCCTACTACAATCAGCTTTGCTTTGTAACGTTTAGGTAAGCAACTTGGTACCCTGGTCGACTGACCAGGAGGCACATATTCTCGCCTCTCTTTTTCTACCAtgttctccttttcctttcagtCACCAAAGAAACAGCCAAGCAGCTAAGCATCAACGAGAGCCGACATGATctcagagaaaaagaaaagaggactCTATGGTAAAAGGCCCAACACGCCCTCACACGCTACTGCAAGCACAAGCTGAGCCCAGATAAACAGGACGCATGTGAGGGCCCGCATGCACGTCCCCCATACATGTCATGGCCCACATCCAGCTGGACGACAGGAGCCCGCCGAGGGCAAAGGCAAATTCCAAGTTTGCAGTCTACGAAAGATTCAGACCACACGCATCTGCCGAGCTGGTTCAGATAAACTCAATCCAAAGTTTACAACAGCAACAAGACGAGACTTGATCGAGTTGCTTTCGACGACATGCATGGAACAAGGAACTCCGTACCTAACACCAACTGCGAGTCCGTTGGCAATTGCATTGTGCATGGCCTGATCTTCATCTCATCACTGCTCATCCAAGGACTAGCTAGCAACAGATGATGATGAACCTAGCACACGCAAAGGTAAAACCTGATGTCAAGCAGCTATGAGCTATTGCATGCGTACTACTCTCCTGTCACCTCGCACTTGACAgcgtcttcttcttcgtcctctctTTTCTTGGCAACAGTTGGTGAGATACttatccatatttttttttgccaatatTAGCATCAGAAGCTCCGATCCCTAATCGCGATACTCGGATAAGCTCGGCCGATGTGGATTGCATTTGCAGATATCATTACGGGAGTTTGGTGTGTGGTAGATGGACTGCACTAGCTGGCGATATCATGCTTGCGTTGGCGTTGCCTTAATCCGCGGCTTGATTGGGCGCACAACACTTTGGCTCGTATTTTAGAGTATCAAAAGCTTGTTTTTGTCAAGCTAATGTGGCCCATGGCTTGGAAAAGTTGTACGTGGATTCGGGGTTAGTTGGAGCCTTGCAGGAACAAAAGGGGCCAACCGATCAATCATGTACGCATCTGGATCCATCTTCTTGCATCGTATCAGCAAAAGCTTGACGACGCGCGTCGAATTGAAAGGGTCATCTGTTGCAGCAAAAGTAGTaattaggaaaaaaagaagaaggataGGGTTAAGTGAAGTGGTCATCAAAGGAGCTATCTATTAGCTAATGGCCTAGATTTTTGTATTAGAAAATGGTGATGTGGAAGTGCACATCATTTTCTTTCACACCTTGGTTATCGTGGATCCAAGATTTGAGATGGTGGCGCGCCAAAAATATCTGCCGCGTCCTGTGGGAGCTACCGCGGCGggttaatttatattttttgctGCAGAAGTTGTTTATGTAGTGTCAAATTAAAATTCTGAACATGGCGAATTCTAATGTGGAATATTAAAAGATGGACCTCaataaactcaattaaatttTCAATGTTAAACCTTTTATATTACTGACTACTGCTGCTGTaaatttcaaataaattcaGGACAACTCTTTAATTGCCACGGCCCACGTGCACCACTTTGTTATACTTTTTGCACCATTAGTGTACGAAAACTACTTAAATTGCTAGGAGAACTTGTTTTTGAGATGTTCCTGGTGTTATCCCTCGGCAAAAAATGTGAGAGTCAGCGCGAGTTAAACTCGCTAACACACTAAGAACACGGAATAAGATAAACACATAAATACAGCTTATAAACATATAATAACCTGAGATAAATCCTTCACAAAAGCCCCACCCCAACCTCAAATCTAGACGAAACTTGAAAGCGTTTTGGACTACTAATTGTGTTGTCTGCCACTAAAAGGAAGCAACTAACACCAATCAGTTAAGAACAAGGTTGTGTGTGGTTCTAAGGTTATTGGAAAAGAAAAAGTCACATGGGCTGAGAGACTGTTCTGAATGGACAGGCGGCCTATGTAGTTTTGTGGACTGCAGCTTTTATTAATGGGCTGATAGCCTAAAGGATGTTATTTAGCGGGCCTAATGTGTGGAACTAGAAATAGATCTGGCCTGCAAAATTATCAGCCCACTCATTTAGGACTAATCCGAGACCCAGTCCATTATCGACACACGAGACAGCCCAGCTCGATCCGAACACAACCGCCTCTCTCATCAGTATCAAGCCGTATAATCTCTCGGTATCAAACTCGCCCGCCGGATCCCCTGAAAACCCCCAAATTCTTCTTCGATTTTTTCCCCCAAACGAGAGTCAAGTCGAGACGCCTCTCTCCCCTCCGCAGCCGCAGCCATGGCGTCCGCCGAAACCCTAGCCCGCTCCCCCTCGCGCGAGCCCTCCTCCGAccctccccgcgccgcgtcgTCGGAGCCCCCGCGCGACCCGTCCTCCGAGCCCCACGGCAACGGCGATGgctccggcgcgggcgccggggactcctcctcccgccgccgccgccgcagccgctggGAGCAGTCCAGCGACGACCCCGCCGCCAACAActccggcggcgagggcggggcCGGGGGGCGGAAGCGCAAGACGCGCTGGGCCGAGGAGGAGCCGCGCCCGGCCATCGCGCTCCCGGACTTCATGAAGGACTTCGCCGCCGAGATGGACCCCGAGGTGCACGCCCTCAACGCGCGCCTCCTCGAGATCTCGCGCCTGCTGCAGTCGGGCCTCCCGCTCGACGACCGCCCGGAGGGCGCGCGCTCGCCGTCTCCCGAGCCCGTCTACGACAACCTCGGCATCCGCATCAACACCCGCGAGTACCGCGCCCGGGAGCGCCTCAACCGCGAGAGGCAGGAGATCATCTCCCAGCTTATCCGCCGCAACCCCGCCTTCAAGCCCCCCTCCGACTACCGCCCGCCCAAGCTTCAGAAGAAGCTCTACATCCCCATGAAGGAGTACCCAGGGTACAATTTCATCGGGCTCATCATCGGCCCGCGCGGCAACACGCAGAAGCGGATGGAGAAGGAGACCGGTGCCAAGATTGTCATCAGGGGGAAGGGGAGCGTCAAGGAAGGGAAGCTGTTGCAGAAGAGGGATCTCAAGCCGGATCCCAGCGAGAATGAGGACCTCCATGTGCTTGTTGAGGCAGAGACTCAGGAGGCACTGGATGCGGCTGCTGGGATGGTGGAGAAGCTGCTAACCCCGGTGGATGAGGTGCTGAACGAGCACAAGAGGCAGCAGCTTCGGGAGCTCGCCGCGCTCAATGGGACAATTAGGGATGATGAGTTCTGTAGGACATGTGGGGAGCCTGGTCACCGGCAGTATGCTTGCCCCAATAAGATGAACACGTTTAAGAGTGATGTGCAGTGCAAGATTTGTGGTGATGGTGGGCACCCGACAATTGATTGTCCGGTCAAGGGCACATCTGGGAAGAAGATGGATGATGAATACCAGAACTTCCTGGCTGAGCTTGGTGGTGGGAGTGCACCTGAGTCCATGACAAAATCTGGTGGTCCCATGTTGGCTCTTACAGGAAGTGGTGGCAGCGGTGGCGCTTCTGCTGGTAGTGGGAGTAACCCGCCTTGgtctgctggtggtggtgcggctGCCATTGGGGCCAATGGTATCAAGAAAGACTACGACGAGACAAATCTGTATATTGGTTACTTGCCACCTACAATGGATGATGCAGGATTGATCAGTCTGTTTTCACAATTTGGGGATATTGTCATGGCTAAGGTGATCAAGGATCGAAACACTGGGCATAGCAAAGGATATGGATTTGTGAAGTATTCAGATGTCTCACAGGCTAATGCAGCGATTGCTGCAATGAATGGTCACCATTTTGAAGGCAGAGTTATTGCCGTTAGAGTTGCCGGCAAGCCTCCACAGCCTGCACCTGCAGTGTCAGCACCACCGTCATATCCTCCTACAGATCCTGCTTCTGGTGGCTATTCTTCCCAATCCTACATGGgggcaccacctcctcctccaccaggGAGTTACACTCCAGTTCCATGGGGGCACCCACCACCATATGCTTCGtatcctccgccgccaccaggcTCTAGCGTCTACAATCCGGCACCCCCTGCACCAGGTCAGACGGCCCCACCTCCATATGGTGTGCAGtatcctcctccaccaccacccccagcAGCTCCGATCCCTCCACCAGGCACTGCTGCATCAAGTGATGGAGCTCAGAATTATCCCCCTGGTGTAACACCACCGAGTTCTGGTGCACCCACTCACCCTGCCCCAGCTCCAGTATATGCATCCTCCGGCGCACCAAATGCACCACCAATGTACCCTCCACCACCTTATAGTTACTCCACATACTATCCTACATATcagccaccgcctcctccgccaccagcTAGTGTCGATCCCTCTCAGAGTATTGCAACGGCACCTTGGGCCACCCACAATGcagtgccaccaccgccaccacctttGTCCTCCACCACCGACCAGCCAGCTTCCTATGGTGCTGATGCGGAGTATGATAAGTTTATGTCAGAAATGAAGTGATACGAGCCAAGCTTGGGTGATTCTTCCAACAAAGGGCAAAAGGTAACTTAACATGACCTTCTTCTATTAGTTGCACAAGTTATTTCAAGTTGTTCATTATCCAATGTTTGGTTCGAATGTGCTTGCACTGCAAAAATTCCTGGAGTCACTACATGGTGTGAACTAATTAAGCACCGCGAAGTCATGCAATATTTCTACTTGTTTAGTAAGGATATTTTTTAAGATGTAGGTTAACCATATTGCCCTGATGTTAGAATGTGGCTAGCACTAACATGCTCACTAGGATGGTAAGGAAGTTGGTAAAACTCTTTGCAAGGCAATATTGAGTTTTGATAAGATATGATATTCTCAGATTCTTTTTTCAATTGAGAAA from Setaria italica strain Yugu1 chromosome VII, Setaria_italica_v2.0, whole genome shotgun sequence includes the following:
- the LOC101762369 gene encoding splicing factor-like protein 1, translating into MASAETLARSPSREPSSDPPRAASSEPPRDPSSEPHGNGDGSGAGAGDSSSRRRRRSRWEQSSDDPAANNSGGEGGAGGRKRKTRWAEEEPRPAIALPDFMKDFAAEMDPEVHALNARLLEISRLLQSGLPLDDRPEGARSPSPEPVYDNLGIRINTREYRARERLNRERQEIISQLIRRNPAFKPPSDYRPPKLQKKLYIPMKEYPGYNFIGLIIGPRGNTQKRMEKETGAKIVIRGKGSVKEGKLLQKRDLKPDPSENEDLHVLVEAETQEALDAAAGMVEKLLTPVDEVLNEHKRQQLRELAALNGTIRDDEFCRTCGEPGHRQYACPNKMNTFKSDVQCKICGDGGHPTIDCPVKGTSGKKMDDEYQNFLAELGGGSAPESMTKSGGPMLALTGSGGSGGASAGSGSNPPWSAGGGAAAIGANGIKKDYDETNLYIGYLPPTMDDAGLISLFSQFGDIVMAKVIKDRNTGHSKGYGFVKYSDVSQANAAIAAMNGHHFEGRVIAVRVAGKPPQPAPAVSAPPSYPPTDPASGGYSSQSYMGAPPPPPPGSYTPVPWGHPPPYASYPPPPPGSSVYNPAPPAPGQTAPPPYGVQYPPPPPPPAAPIPPPGTAASSDGAQNYPPGVTPPSSGAPTHPAPAPVYASSGAPNAPPMYPPPPYSYSTYYPTYQPPPPPPPASVDPSQSIATAPWATHNAVPPPPPPLSSTTDQPASYGADAEYDKFMSEMK